A region of Microbacterium suwonense DNA encodes the following proteins:
- a CDS encoding GH1 family beta-glucosidase yields the protein MTVDDYRDSGRVFPETFTFGSATAAYQVEGGTAEGGRTPSIWDTFSRTPGKVWNGDTGDVACDHFHRVEQDLDLMAELGLEAYRFSIAWPRIVPAASGEVNREGVDFYSRLVDGLLSRGIRPVATLYHWDLPQYLEDAGGWASRATVDAFAEYAAILGAALGDRVHTWTTLNEPWCSAYLGYGQGGHAPGRREPASALAAVHHLNLAHGRALQALRATSTGDPDYSVTLNFHVLRGEGDGAHEAVRRIDALANRAFTQPMLRGEYPADLLADTASVTDWGFVHDGDLAAIHQPIDVLGVNYYATTAVRLWDGVAPRQQNDGHKGAEGGTAWPGSDRIVEFVEQPGPHTAMGWNIAPEGLEELLVSLSEQFPGQALMVTENGAAFDDRVAADGSIPDAERQDYLHRHLTAAHRALQRGVDLRGYFVWSLLDNFEWGYGYAKRFGIVRVDFDTLERTVKDSGHWYRELIRTRTIAS from the coding sequence ATGACCGTGGACGACTACCGCGACTCGGGACGGGTGTTCCCCGAGACCTTCACGTTCGGCTCCGCGACGGCCGCCTACCAGGTGGAGGGTGGCACGGCCGAAGGCGGGCGCACCCCGTCCATCTGGGACACCTTCAGCCGCACGCCAGGGAAGGTGTGGAACGGCGACACCGGAGACGTCGCCTGCGACCACTTCCACCGAGTCGAGCAAGACCTCGATCTGATGGCGGAGCTGGGTCTGGAGGCGTACCGGTTCTCGATCGCCTGGCCGCGCATCGTCCCCGCCGCATCCGGCGAGGTGAACCGGGAGGGCGTGGACTTCTACTCGCGACTGGTCGACGGGCTGCTCTCCCGCGGCATCCGTCCGGTCGCGACCCTGTATCACTGGGATCTGCCGCAGTACCTGGAGGATGCCGGCGGCTGGGCGTCGCGGGCGACCGTCGACGCGTTTGCGGAGTACGCCGCGATCCTCGGTGCGGCGCTCGGCGACCGCGTGCACACCTGGACCACGCTGAACGAGCCGTGGTGCTCGGCGTACCTCGGCTACGGGCAGGGCGGGCATGCACCGGGGCGCCGCGAGCCGGCATCCGCTCTGGCCGCTGTGCACCATCTCAACCTGGCCCACGGGCGGGCGCTGCAGGCGCTGCGCGCCACCTCCACCGGTGACCCCGACTACTCGGTGACGCTGAACTTCCACGTGCTGCGCGGCGAAGGCGACGGCGCGCACGAGGCGGTCCGCCGGATCGATGCGCTGGCCAACCGCGCGTTCACGCAGCCGATGCTGCGCGGCGAGTATCCCGCCGATCTGCTGGCCGACACCGCATCCGTCACCGACTGGGGCTTCGTGCACGACGGCGACCTCGCCGCCATCCACCAGCCGATCGACGTGCTGGGCGTGAACTACTACGCCACCACCGCCGTGCGGCTGTGGGACGGCGTCGCGCCGCGGCAGCAGAACGACGGGCACAAGGGCGCCGAGGGCGGCACCGCCTGGCCCGGCAGTGATCGGATCGTCGAGTTCGTCGAGCAGCCGGGGCCGCACACCGCGATGGGCTGGAACATCGCCCCCGAGGGTCTGGAGGAGCTGCTGGTGTCGCTGTCCGAGCAGTTCCCCGGGCAGGCGCTGATGGTCACCGAGAACGGCGCGGCGTTCGACGACCGGGTCGCCGCCGACGGCTCGATCCCTGATGCCGAGCGGCAGGACTACCTGCACCGGCACCTGACCGCCGCCCATCGGGCGCTGCAGCGCGGCGTGGATCTGCGCGGCTACTTCGTGTGGTCGCTGCTGGACAACTTCGAGTGGGGCTACGGCTACGCGAAGAGATTCGGCATCGTGCGGGTCGACTTCGACACGCTGGAGCGCACCGTGAAGGACTCCGGGCACTGGTATCGGGAACTCATCCGCACCCGCACGATCGCGTCATAG
- a CDS encoding ABC transporter ATP-binding protein encodes MSVTSSSSSLSTVAALWRLKPFVRPIVWRLVGGALSALAAAVIALMIPIVLEQIVRGLGDVAGAHLNGGVLGLILAGAAGVFALALGEAAMVWLRRWFVLTPATEVEFQMRSELYARLQNLPVAFHDRWQSGQLLSRMMQDISLIRRWIAFGLILLVVNILTIGIGAVLLFRWHWMLGVIFILTGIPMWIQGFLFEKRYGVLARRSQDQAGDLATSVEESVHGIRVLKAFGRGKHALSRFSRQAETLRETELRKARAVGEIWFWLDLMPQIAFGVSLITGIWLISTGGIDVAQLFAFFAMATVLRWPIESIGFLFSFMLDARTATDRVFDIYRETNSITDPEKPVHLAEPRGELAFEGARFRYQDAGAAERDLLDGIDLVLRPGETMALVGLTGSGKTTLTTLPARLYDVTGGRVTLDGVDIRDFELSELRRHIAMAFEDATLFSASVRENVLLGRADLDIHSAEGERVLREALDVAQAGFVDTLPDGVETIIGEEGLSLSGGQRQRLALARAVAAAPKVLVLDDPLSALDVDTEALVEEALRHVLAETTALIVAHRPSTVALADRVALLEKGRITAVGTHSDLLRTSAHYRHVISSLEAEQAARTGTIPIITEAMNEAAQNEASATEKEVQA; translated from the coding sequence ATGTCTGTCACCTCCTCTTCGTCGTCTCTGTCCACCGTCGCCGCCCTCTGGCGCCTGAAGCCCTTCGTCCGGCCCATCGTCTGGCGCCTCGTCGGCGGCGCGCTCAGCGCACTCGCCGCCGCGGTGATCGCGCTAATGATTCCGATCGTTCTCGAGCAGATCGTCCGCGGTCTCGGCGACGTCGCGGGCGCGCACCTGAACGGCGGCGTGCTCGGCCTGATCCTGGCGGGTGCGGCCGGCGTCTTCGCCCTTGCTCTCGGCGAGGCCGCGATGGTGTGGCTGCGGCGCTGGTTCGTGCTGACCCCGGCCACCGAAGTCGAGTTCCAGATGCGGTCGGAGCTGTACGCGCGACTGCAGAACCTGCCGGTCGCCTTCCACGATCGGTGGCAGTCGGGCCAGCTGCTGAGCCGGATGATGCAGGACATCAGCCTGATCCGACGCTGGATCGCCTTCGGCCTGATCCTGCTGGTGGTGAACATCCTCACGATCGGCATCGGCGCCGTGCTGCTGTTCCGCTGGCACTGGATGCTGGGCGTGATCTTCATCCTGACCGGCATCCCGATGTGGATCCAAGGGTTCCTCTTCGAGAAGCGCTACGGCGTGCTTGCCCGGCGCAGCCAGGACCAGGCCGGCGACCTCGCCACCAGCGTCGAGGAGAGCGTGCACGGCATCCGCGTGCTGAAGGCGTTCGGCCGCGGCAAGCACGCCCTCAGTCGCTTCAGCCGCCAGGCCGAGACCCTGCGCGAGACCGAGCTGAGAAAGGCCCGCGCGGTCGGCGAGATCTGGTTCTGGCTGGACCTCATGCCGCAGATCGCGTTCGGTGTGAGCCTGATCACCGGCATCTGGCTGATCTCCACCGGCGGCATCGACGTCGCCCAGCTGTTCGCGTTCTTCGCGATGGCCACGGTGCTGCGCTGGCCGATCGAGTCCATCGGGTTCCTGTTCTCGTTCATGCTCGACGCCCGCACGGCGACTGATCGCGTCTTCGACATCTACCGTGAGACCAACTCCATCACCGATCCCGAGAAGCCGGTGCACCTGGCGGAGCCCCGCGGCGAGCTCGCCTTCGAGGGCGCGCGCTTCCGGTATCAGGATGCCGGGGCAGCCGAGCGCGACCTGCTCGATGGCATCGACCTGGTGCTGCGTCCCGGTGAGACCATGGCGCTGGTGGGACTGACCGGATCCGGCAAGACCACCCTGACCACGCTGCCGGCGCGCCTGTACGACGTCACCGGCGGACGGGTCACGCTGGACGGCGTCGACATCCGCGACTTCGAGCTCTCCGAGCTGCGCCGCCACATCGCCATGGCGTTCGAGGACGCCACGCTGTTCTCGGCATCCGTGCGCGAGAACGTGCTGCTCGGCCGCGCTGACCTCGACATCCACAGCGCGGAGGGCGAGCGCGTGCTGCGCGAGGCCCTCGATGTCGCGCAGGCGGGATTCGTCGACACCCTTCCCGACGGCGTCGAGACGATCATCGGCGAGGAGGGGCTGAGCCTCTCCGGCGGCCAGCGTCAGCGCCTGGCCCTGGCGCGAGCGGTCGCCGCGGCTCCTAAGGTGCTCGTGCTCGACGACCCGCTCTCGGCGCTGGACGTCGACACCGAGGCTCTCGTCGAAGAGGCACTGCGGCACGTGCTGGCTGAGACCACCGCGCTGATCGTCGCGCACCGCCCCTCGACCGTGGCGCTCGCCGATCGCGTCGCCCTGCTGGAGAAGGGCAGGATCACGGCGGTCGGCACGCACTCCGACCTGCTGCGCACCAGCGCGCACTACCGCCACGTGATCTCCAGCCTCGAGGCCGAGCAGGCGGCGCGCACCGGAACCATCCCGATCATCACCGAGGCGATGAACGAGGCAGCCCAGAACGAAGCATCCGCCACCGAGAAGGAGGTGCAGGCATGA
- a CDS encoding methylated-DNA--[protein]-cysteine S-methyltransferase — MTARIQTIDTPDGALTILADPSQRVLASGWSDDHAAIIERVHVSLRPDDIIEAETDAAAAARAYYGGDLTAIDTVAVRQHGTELQHAGWRTLRRIAPGRPLTYSEFAVELGRPQAVRAAASVCARNAPALFVPCHRVLRSDGSLGGFAWGLPVKRSLLDREAAAAAIR, encoded by the coding sequence ATGACCGCACGCATCCAGACCATCGACACCCCCGATGGGGCCCTCACGATCCTCGCCGACCCCTCCCAGCGCGTGCTCGCCTCGGGGTGGAGCGACGACCACGCCGCCATCATCGAGCGGGTGCACGTCTCCCTGCGGCCCGACGACATCATCGAGGCGGAGACGGATGCCGCAGCCGCGGCACGCGCGTACTACGGCGGCGACCTGACCGCGATCGACACCGTCGCGGTGCGCCAGCACGGCACCGAGCTGCAGCATGCCGGGTGGCGGACGCTGCGCCGCATCGCCCCTGGCAGGCCGCTCACCTACAGTGAGTTCGCCGTCGAGCTGGGCAGACCGCAGGCCGTGCGCGCTGCGGCATCCGTCTGCGCCCGCAACGCCCCGGCGCTGTTCGTGCCCTGCCACCGCGTGCTGCGCTCCGACGGATCCCTCGGCGGCTTCGCCTGGGGCCTGCCGGTCAAGCGCAGCCTGCTCGACCGCGAGGCCGCAGCGGCTGCGATCAGGTGA